The Sulfolobus sp. A20 genomic interval TTCTTCAGATGTGGTAACGCCTATAACTTTAGCCCCTAATGCTTTAGCTACTTGAATTGCATGTATTCCGACTCCTCCACTAGCCCCAGTTACTAATACTGTTTCCTCTTTTTGTAAATTAGCCCTTCTTAAAGATCTATAAACCATACCGGTTACACATGGTACTAATACCGCACCTTCATCTGATACTGAGCTGCCTACCTTAACTAGGCTGTTAACCTTTATTTTGGCTTTTTCTGCAAAAAATCCATCCAGTTCTTCAGAGTAACCTAGCCTAGAGTGACAATACGCTTCTTCACCCATTTTACAATATTTACAAGTGCCATCTGGAGCGTAAAGTAATGATATTACCTTATCTCCCTCTTTAAAACCATTTACGTTTTCCCCAACTTGTTCTATAGTACCTACCACCTCATGTCCTAAAACCACTGGATATTTCATTCTGGGATAATAACCTTGTAATTGTAATAAATCCCTATAGCATAATGCAGCTCTATTTACTTTAATTAGGACTTCATCCTTACCTATTTTAGGTTCGGGGACGTCTTGTATTACATAACCTTTTCCCTTTCCTGGAACTATTACCGCCTTCATTTGATAAACCTTTTGTTTAAAAAGTATAAAAAGTATATGCACAGTTTTTCTAGTTTAGACTTTAGTAATGACAATAATATATTAATAGATACTAAAAATAACAACAATAAAAAGGACTTCCAATATTAAGTTTAAGTAATTCTTTTATTGATAGCAAGAAATTGAATAACTGCTTCCAGGCTTTATTTAGAATTTATCTTTTGACTAGCTATAAGATTTGAAGTAAAATAAGGGACAACTCCTTGAGTATGGTTAATAGTAGTAAGGTTATTAAGGTATAAATTAATTAAAGAGTGTGAATAGATCTAGTAAAATTTGACGTCATTATCACTTATCATTTACGGCTTTGACTATCCACTTTACTTTTATGACTAAGTTACCATTGACATATTTAACTGTACTTCTGATGTGAGAATTGCTAAACTGATAGTTAAACGTCACTGAGTAAAAAATAAAGATTAATTTAAGTTAGTTACCATTGAGTTATGATCAAAAGGTGAATTATGTTGTACGAGAGGAATGAATTAAAAGGTATTGATGACTTATTGT includes:
- a CDS encoding acryloyl-coenzyme A reductase, with the translated sequence MKAVIVPGKGKGYVIQDVPEPKIGKDEVLIKVNRAALCYRDLLQLQGYYPRMKYPVVLGHEVVGTIEQVGENVNGFKEGDKVISLLYAPDGTCKYCKMGEEAYCHSRLGYSEELDGFFAEKAKIKVNSLVKVGSSVSDEGAVLVPCVTGMVYRSLRRANLQKEETVLVTGASGGVGIHAIQVAKALGAKVIGVTTSEEKAKIISKFADHVIVGNKFSDEAKKIDDINVVIDTVGTPTIDESLKSLWMGGRLIQIGNVDPSQIYQLRLGYVILKDIKIIGHASATKRDAEETLKLTGEGKITPVIAGTVRLDEIDKGYEILKDKKKIGKVLLKP